A region from the Leptospira venezuelensis genome encodes:
- a CDS encoding MBL fold metallo-hydrolase, which yields MKIYHYDSIPDVKEIGDGIFKTEIPQPFYAPNNIYILPDGEPALIDSGYLANLGMLQRALRKIGLSLGKIKHIFYTHNHLDHLSAVLTIRYYTDAKLYAMKGMASGIGNYLEHVEMFNRASKRLVYKGHRVPEDRKRELSRIEEGNLNLRNTLSRGTRIDPILKFDIELEEGDVIHAGGRDIGFLHTPGHNLWHLTPYILEENIFFTGDLVLQNISSIYAEIDGNLEDYYRSLERISKMSIRRLLPAHGPEPESPQKAIKLLHKTLQILERGVIRRLKEKEYDLSSLTLEAMGEKVANSGYYNTAMAILHSMVRKFIDKGWVEIIETEPPYETYRWIAEPEPQS from the coding sequence TTGAAAATATATCACTATGACTCAATTCCAGATGTAAAAGAAATCGGGGACGGAATTTTTAAAACGGAGATCCCTCAGCCGTTTTATGCTCCCAATAATATTTATATTCTTCCAGACGGAGAACCTGCACTGATTGATTCGGGTTATCTTGCAAATTTGGGAATGCTCCAAAGAGCACTTCGAAAGATCGGACTTAGTTTAGGTAAGATCAAACATATCTTTTATACTCATAATCATTTGGATCATCTAAGTGCCGTTCTTACTATTCGTTATTATACAGATGCGAAACTATATGCAATGAAGGGAATGGCATCTGGTATCGGGAATTATCTGGAGCATGTAGAAATGTTTAACAGAGCTTCCAAACGATTGGTGTATAAAGGCCATAGAGTTCCGGAAGATCGTAAAAGGGAATTATCAAGGATAGAAGAAGGAAATCTAAACTTAAGAAATACATTAAGTAGAGGAACTCGAATTGATCCTATCTTAAAATTTGATATAGAATTAGAAGAAGGAGATGTGATCCATGCCGGCGGAAGAGATATCGGATTTTTACACACCCCTGGTCATAATCTTTGGCATCTCACTCCTTATATCTTAGAAGAGAATATATTTTTCACAGGAGACCTGGTCTTACAAAATATCTCTTCTATTTACGCAGAGATAGACGGTAATCTAGAGGATTATTATCGCTCTTTAGAAAGGATTTCTAAGATGAGCATTCGTAGATTATTGCCTGCTCATGGGCCAGAACCTGAATCTCCTCAAAAGGCGATCAAACTTCTTCATAAAACATTGCAGATCTTGGAAAGAGGCGTGATCCGCAGGCTTAAGGAAAAGGAATACGACCTTTCTTCCTTAACTTTGGAAGCAATGGGAGAGAAGGTCGCTAATTCGGGATATTATAATACAGCGATGGCAATATTACATTCTATGGTCCGTAAGTTTATAGACAAGGGCTGGGTGGAAATAATCGAAACGGAACCGCCTTACGAAACTTATCGTTGGATCGCTGAACCGGAGCCGCAGAGTTAG
- a CDS encoding LBF_2804 family protein yields MTVRAESYSDYKPGVLEKWGIKILRNYVDAEKEEEKGLGPSTDFFPKSTWIIRWASFLGLQIGFWTTYFIILVEKLFPESPETFSPAFIEKWSYAGAALAIGTIVEFYLLYKLGLWAAYKLTKLSGIRLEEDPDLVTGNANLLSRMALEIPDPDLKLLGIDPLRLTDKRSLLIRTFFYKTKVLLSNLIAKIFLRKILARNSLRVYADYVAAPITAIWDGVVMYLILKELRIRLLSRIIAREVTDEILQNKDKLSKEGQIAFLAAVGNSVVFTQIFHPNLEYMLIKMHKGFGLNSHDGSLDDLDTFGSLVSQLSKEEKKACLKLLCIACSFDGKLSAFETKHIKRILGEDAKENLDSIRILSEYIRKGNLEACRERSRLFS; encoded by the coding sequence ATGACTGTAAGGGCCGAATCTTATTCAGATTATAAACCAGGTGTTTTGGAAAAATGGGGGATTAAAATTCTCCGGAATTATGTCGATGCGGAGAAGGAGGAAGAAAAAGGTCTTGGACCAAGCACTGACTTCTTCCCCAAAAGTACTTGGATAATACGTTGGGCATCTTTCTTAGGATTGCAGATCGGATTTTGGACCACTTATTTTATTATCTTAGTAGAAAAACTTTTTCCTGAATCACCAGAAACATTTTCTCCCGCTTTTATCGAAAAATGGAGTTATGCAGGAGCGGCTCTCGCAATCGGAACCATAGTGGAATTTTATCTGCTTTATAAATTAGGATTATGGGCCGCATATAAACTCACAAAACTTTCAGGAATCCGGTTGGAAGAAGATCCAGACCTTGTCACCGGAAACGCAAATTTACTCTCCAGAATGGCATTGGAAATTCCCGATCCTGATCTAAAACTTTTAGGGATAGATCCATTAAGACTCACTGACAAAAGAAGTTTACTCATCAGAACATTCTTCTATAAGACAAAAGTTTTACTTTCTAATTTGATCGCAAAGATCTTTCTCCGAAAAATTTTAGCAAGAAACTCATTGAGAGTGTATGCTGATTATGTGGCCGCTCCTATTACTGCGATCTGGGACGGAGTGGTCATGTATCTGATTTTAAAAGAACTTAGGATCAGATTATTGTCCAGGATCATAGCTAGAGAAGTTACGGACGAAATATTACAAAATAAGGATAAACTCAGCAAAGAGGGACAGATTGCATTCTTGGCTGCCGTAGGGAACTCAGTAGTATTCACGCAAATATTCCATCCTAATTTAGAATATATGCTGATCAAAATGCATAAAGGATTTGGTTTAAATTCACACGATGGCTCTTTGGACGACCTAGATACATTCGGAAGTTTGGTTTCCCAATTATCTAAGGAAGAAAAGAAAGCTTGTTTGAAATTATTATGTATCGCGTGCTCCTTCGATGGGAAACTATCAGCGTTCGAAACAAAACATATTAAACGAATTCTGGGAGAAGACGCAAAAGAGAATTTAGACTCAATTAGAATTCTTTCTGAGTATATCCGAAAAGGAAATTTAGAAGCTTGCAGAGAAAGGAGTCGCTTATTTTCCTAG